Proteins encoded by one window of Salvia splendens isolate huo1 chromosome 7, SspV2, whole genome shotgun sequence:
- the LOC121741952 gene encoding WD repeat-containing protein LWD1 has protein sequence MGASSDPNQDGSDEQQRRSEIYTYEAPWHIYAMNWSVRKDKKYRLAIASLLEQYPNRVEIVQLDDSTGEIRSDSAISFDHPYPPTKLIFVPDKDCQRPDLLASSSDFLRLWQISDSDAGGRRVELKSLLNNNRNSEFSGPLTSFDWNEAEPRRIGTSSIDTTCTIWDIEKEVVDTQLIAHDKEVYDIAWGGVGVFASVSADGSVRVFDLRDKEHSTIIYESSEPDTPLVRLGWNKQDPRYMATIIMDSSKVVVLDIRFPTLPVVELQRHQAGVNAIAWAPHSSCHICTAGDDSQALIWDLSSMGQPVEGGLDPILAYTAGAEIEQLQWSSSQPDWVAIAFSNKLQILRL, from the exons ATGGGTGCGAGCAGCGATCCGAACCAAGACGGATCAGACGAGCAGCAGCGCCGCTCGGAAATCTACACCTACGAAGCCCCATGGCACATCTACGCCATGAACTGGAGCGTCCGCAAGGACAAGAAATACCGCCTCGCCATCGCCAGCCTCCTCGAGCAGTACCCTAACCGCGTCGAAATCGTCCAGCTCGACGACTCCACCGGCGAGATCCGCTCCGACTCCGCCATCTCCTTCGACCACCCCTACCCCCCTACCAAGCTCATTTTCGTCCCCGACAAGGACTGCCAGCGCCCCGATCTCCTCGCCTCCTCCTCCGATTTCCTCCGCCTCTGGCAGATCTCCGACTCCGACGCCGGTGGACGCCGCGTCGAGCTCAAGAGCCTCCTCAACAACAACCGCAACAGCGAATTCTCCGGCCCGCTCACCTCCTTCGACTGGAACGAAGCCGAGCCGCGCCGGATCGGGACCTCCAGCATCGACACCACCTGCACGATTTGGGACATCGAGAAGGAGGTGGTCGATACGCAGCTCATCGCGCACGATAAGGAGGTCTACGACATCGCTTGGGGCGGCGTTGGCGTTTTCGCCTCCGTCTCCGCCGACGGCTCGGTTAGGGTTTTCGATCTCCGCGACAAGGAGCATTCGACTATAATTTACGAGAGCTCGGAGCCGGACACGCCGCTGGTGCGGCTCGGCTGGAACAAGCAGGATCCGAGATACATGGCGACAATCATAATGGACAGTAGCAAGGTCGTGGTGTTGGATATTCGCTTCCCGACGCTGCCGGTGGTGGAGCTGCAGCGGCATCAGGCCGGTGTGAATGCGATTGCTTGGGCGCCGCATAGCTCCTGCCACATTTGCACGGCGGGGGATGATTCGCAGGCTTTGATTTGGGACCTCTCGTCGATGGGGCAGCCGGTGGAGGGCGGGTTGGACCCGATTCTGGCGTACACTGCCGGGGCGGAGATTGAGCAGCTGCAGTGGTCGTCTTCGCAGCCGGATTGGGTGGCGATTGCGTTTTCGAACAAGCTACAGATTCTGAGG TTATAA